The following DNA comes from Triplophysa dalaica isolate WHDGS20190420 chromosome 5, ASM1584641v1, whole genome shotgun sequence.
CAAGTCTTTCACACTACTCTGTGAAATGTAAGAATATCCCACAACAGGTACATAATacttctttgtgtgtgtgtgtgtgtgtgtgtgtgtgtacatgtttcTATACATTCTATACAATCAATAGTTTTACCATAGTTAATACATGGTTACTGTTGTAAACCAATTGTTTTGCCAATGGTAATCAATACACCAAAAAACAAGTTTACAAAAAAGCATGGTTAGTTTTTATAGGGGAGTATCGCCAGAATTATAGTTAACGTCATTCTACATTGTGAGGACGGGTCATCGGCTTAAATTGATtattaaacatgataataatgattattaaaaatgattttacaagaaaaatgatgcctatttgaaaatgtaaaaatgcagaaaggtttgtgaGAGGGTTGGGTTTAGGGCATGGATGATGGCTAGGGGATATATTATAAACAgtttatatacagtttatacagTTTAGAATTCATTATGTATATGGAAAGTCcgcaaaatgtattaaatgaaacctgtgtgtgtgtgtgtgtgtgtgtgtgtgtgtgtcttagaaccattaaatatgttttctgcTTATAAGGTCAGGTGAAATTTTATAAACCTGACCTTTACCATTAGATAACAATGTCTTCAACAAGGATCTACAGCAATTGACCACATATTTGAAAGTGCCTATTTTGGAAAAagactaaaaaatatatatataatcatataCTTTTGCCATCTTATTAAACTGCTTCACTATTGttcatagtttaaaaaaaaatacaacaaagaaTGTGCTCTGCGTGCagcatttttaaagatatacTTTTCTGCCATCTACTGGTGAAGGAAGCTAAGTACAAGTGTCAAGAACAATGAATCCccagaattatttttattgaattcaACAAAAAGACATTCAAAAATTATCAACCAAACATATTTGTTAGCAGAGGACTGCTTTCCcaggaacaaacaaaaaacactggAACGGTTGTCATGGGCGTGAAAAGACTACAATcccatgagagagagagggagcttTACAACACACAACTTACATCTGCCAAATtctaaataatgtgtttttcttcactTTAAACCTGGCAACTAGTGGCAAGCGAACCTCGGTAAAGCGAAAATCCTTCCAAGCTTTACCAAGAAAAATAAAAGGAGCAGTTTTGAGAAAAACACACTTTCAGGATGGAATGgataatgaaaaacacattGACTATATTTTACTTTAGGTGTCAAGATGAATCTCTttgtttaaatcataaaaacatggctttgaacaaaatgtttaaacagctttgcagCATACACAAGATCCATTACAGCCATGAAGAACTATGTTTTGGTAAACAAAGGGAGATGTACAAGACACTGGGCTCAAACATTGAAAACCATTAAGAACTGATTTTATTGTAATAAGCGATACACTTTTAAACATTCACCATCACTAGTAACATTTCAagtaaatcatgttttaaactaTTAAGTGTAAGTGGTCAAAcactagttttatttttttgcactatGATCAGGGCTTAATTTGTGCCGGAAAAAAACGGATCCAGATCCTACAGGTGTAGTTAATTCACTTAAGATGCTGCTTTGTGATTTGTCCCTATCTCTAAAGCCAGCCCCCACACCTTATCCTAAACTTTATAGTGGAAAACAGGGGAGTCATAATCTTACGGGGAGTCAGATTTTGATACGACACCGGCACCTCTGAAATCCTATCCGGCACCTCATTTGACAGATCCCGCTCTCAAGCGCTAATGGAAAACcaaaacaagacacaaaataaaaactagaaCCTGTAAATTCCGCTTCCACCCATAAGTTCAGTAAAACTGCACCACCTGAACGCCCCTCAGGCATCGGAAGGCCTGCGTGTCCAGGTGGCCCAAATCTATCATGTTATTTTCCAGCTGCACTCTGACCAGACGGCTAAGTGGTGACCCGTCGCCTCGACCCCAACAGAACGCATCACGCGGAACCGTGCGGATCTTGTTGTGCTTCAACGTGACGGAGTGAAGCCACAACGGTAGTTGCCGCGGTACCTGTCGCAAGGCGTTGTGACTCACATCCAGCTGATGCAAAAGCGGAAGAACCCTGAAGGCACCAACGGCCACCTTGGTGATCTTATTTCGTGCCAGGCCCAGGTGCTCCAACTGCGGCAGTGAGATAAACGCATCCTTGCTAATGCTCGAGATGAAGTTTCCTTCTAAGTTGAGGGTTTTGATGCTGCGAGGCAAATGCCGTGGAACCTGTTTCAATAAGTTACCTTCTAAATTTAAACTTTCTAGGCGACTGGCATTCAGTAGCGATGCTTTCCCAAGACCTTTATTGCTCAGTCTATTTGCACTTAGATCCAGCACCTGGAGCTCCGCCTCTCCCCAGAAAATATCACCTTGGAGACGCTGGATGAGGTTGCCACGAAGATAGAGTTCTCGGAGACTGAGTGGCAACTGCAGGGGGACGGAGGTAAGGCGGTTATTGGTAAGAGTAAGCGTACGCAATTTACCCAGCGGAAGAAGAACTCCTGGAGGGACGACGGACGAGTTGTTACCAAGACTGTTGTTACTTATACTGAGTATTAGCAGGTTTGGGCAGCGACTCATGGCTACTCCAGATATCCTGCTCAGCTGGTTCCCGTCCATCCGTAGCTCCTCCAGAGAACCAGGCAGGTCGGTGGGGACGCTCTGGAGAAGGTTACGCTCCATGTATAGCCTCTTTAAGCTCTGAATGCCCTCGAAGGCCCCCTCGATCACAGCATCTATTAAATTGTTGTTGGTGAGCACCAGGAACTCCATGGATTCGTAGAGAGAGAGCAGGTTCGACTGAATGCTGTCGATGCGGTTGTTCATCAAAAGAATGTAACGGGAGTTGTACGGTATTCCGTAAGGTATTTTGTCCAGATGTTTGTCCGAACACTGGACCACCCtgttaagaaaaataacatttcttcagTACAATAGTCGACAACATCAGCGACATCTTTAAAGGATAAGACACATACCTCCCATAACAGGAACATACTGGAGGACAGTAGTTATCTTCAAAATACGGAAAATGTGAATCACTCGTTGCCTTCAATTTTTTCTCCTTTCTTCCTTTATTTCCTTTTCTcaacgtttttgttttattctcctttcctctttctttcttcctaaGCTTTTTTGGCTTTGTCTTCACTTTACTGCCTTTGGGTTTGGTACCCGAGGTCATGTTTTTAGGTTTGACCTTTAAAACACCAGGCAGAGCTTTGGCAATGGGACCGGCCCTCGCTGCAACACCAGTGGAATTGATGCTCGTCTCCTCCAGCAGGCGGAGTTTTGAGTTGTTCACAACATGTAGCTCcactatgacatcatcacttgTGTGGCTGGCATTTATTAGTAATGTATCAACAGCTGGGGTGGGAATATCATGCTTTGGGATGGCAACTGTAGTTTTGGATACGGATGTGCTTGCAGTCGTTGCTGGATTTTGTGGTATTGAAGGGAACGATGGTTGTGGAATAGCTTGGACTGATTCTTTCGGAGCAGATTGAGATGCAGCGGTCTTCGGAGGGGGAGTGGTATAATGATTGACAGTTTGTGCAAATGGTACAAGATGTTCCTCGAACTCCACTGTTTGTGTATATGAGGAATTCAATGCAGAGAGGACGGGTTCATCTGTTATTTGGTCCACTTTGTTGTCCTTGTGGATTGGATCCGATGTTTCTTGTTCTTCCTGGTTCGGTCTTTGCGTGACATCACTTCCAGTTTCctttattttcatattcatcATGTCATTTTCTCCATCGCTCTTATATTGAACAGTGGCTGTTAAAGTATCTGTGACCTCTTCATTTTGCCGctcctcttttgtgttaaaacttGACAGATTTATTCTCAGCTCTCCGAAAAGGTCACTCTCTGCGGATACATAGTGCAGGACTGATACATTCAGATCTACAAACAGAAAGATTTGAgaaaattgcaaacaaaaccatctgcacataaataaaaaagcagtttcTGAAAGGACAAAAACAGACCGTACTGCATTTCAATATCACAACCGTTTGGAAAATCCACTCTAGAATTTATTATGCAACCACAATGAAGCCACAAATTACAACTATTTTCATAAATGAAATCTATCTACAAAGGCAACTACTAAAACGTAattgacattattttaagattatGTCAGACattctgtatttaaaaacaactatgTTCAGTAAAATACACACTCCAGATAGCTAGAAATGTCTTTTATAAGGAGATAAATTCAATAAACACATACTTGGCTGAAGCACAATTGTGTGCGCGGGCACAGCAAAAATCCAAAACAGCAGCGTGTGGGCTTTCATTTTTGGCTAAAAAGAggagaaaagtattttaattagGATATGAAAGCcgtattgttttcatttatttgtccGCTGTAAAAATTCATGGCGATCAACCAAGCTCTCAGAGAGATTTTCATGACGGCTGACAACCAATTTAAACGTGCCAGGGAGCGTCTGAATGGTTTCTTTACAAGCGGATCATGTGAGTAATAAATCCCAAAAGGCgtatttcattctttcttttaatGAGATAGGCCTGCCGGGCAGAGCTTACCTGGAATGTTTTCAAGGTGAGTATGTGGCGTCCTTCAAATGGATGAGTTCTTCTTTGGAGACATCCTGCTTTAGTTGCACAGACGGACTGATCAGCAGTGTTCGGagtatacacaaacacacaaatagatGCACGTACGCACTAATGGACCCATTTAAAGACTCTCCTCCGGCATCATGGGAATTCCACACGCAGACACTCAGGAAGATGTAATGGCTCTTCAAAGACATTTATCATTACGGGAATTTTCTCACTCACACATTAGTTTCAGAAGAATCTAACAGATCAATTCAGGGCAAAGGAGACACACATAGTGGACAcaggggtcaaaggtcaggTTTCACTTTAGGATCGACACTATTCGCCTTAGCAGACACTGGTGCCTGCTCACTGTCGCCACAACGATAAGTGTTTCCTTAAAAGGTTTGGGGACCCTTGAGGGACCTTTGACCTTACAGTAGCCTATGTTTGGATTAAGACACATGGAATTGTCTCCAAAGTAAGCCAAAATCTTTGCACAAAGACTTTATAGACGTGTTTTTAACACTGTAACAGGAAGATTATGTTTGTAATAGAAAACGgataatattaacaaaatattatattgaatacTTTATGAATTAAACTGTATTTTCTTTTCAGTCAACAGTCATTTTGTTTATTAGACACAGGTTTTTCCAGAGCgtgagaaaataaaaagataattgAAATTAGATGTTTGCTTATGCCTCCAAGCAGCAGGGGAGGATTCCAAGCTGTCAGGGCCATGCAGCAGTTTCtctacagacaaaaaaaaacacctaTTGTAGTGTAAAAAGAGCAGAAATTTACACAGACTAAACAATACCTATTGTAAATAGAGTAGACGTGTAAAAACAATTaatgagataaaaataaaaagtaggGGCAATATGCAACATATAAGCTAATAGAATAACATCATTATTGATGTAACAAATCATTTCAGTTCATCAGTAAAGGAACAAAAAGGCGTATTTTTAAGGAGGATAtattccttttaaaaaaaatattgttaaaatagtCTTCACATCTAATCTGGCTCATTATCAAATCTGCACCActctaattaaaataataaataaataaaaaatatttagactAGCAGATGTATGGAACAGGGGCATAGGAAGagttctgacatcatttactgaccctaatatcattttaaacaaatatgacTTCTAAagtagaacacaaaatcagCTTTTTTGAGAATGGTTGTAACCAAACCACATTGGctcctattgacttccattacaAGAAACAAACCCactaaaatattcataaaacatattattttgtgttccatataaaaaaagtttcataCGTGCTTTCTACGAAATGAGGGTAATAATGAATGATAATAGAATTGTTATTTGATAATAGAATTGTTacaataataattgttattgtAAACTTTAATTAAGTAatgacagtaaaaaaaaatacattctcaaACACAACCAGCAGATGGGACTACAGGCCTGTTAACATTTTCAAACGTTCACCCTACTCCGCTTCATTACATAAGCAATTCATCATAGTTGAAATGGGAAAGCAGAGTGTTTTTTCCAACATACTTTCCAATCCACCTGTTCATATTCCACTGCTCACACCAacacaaatagaaaaataattttctttatgAGCTGTTTTCCACTTTAAGTCTTAATTCTGTTGCATAGGGGACAGGCGTTCAGAGTTCTAGTAggagaaaatgaaataatggCCCAAACTTGTGTCACTGCTGTGGGCATGAGGGGGGAAACTGGGGCACCGTGTTCCTGACAGACCACCTGTTTTGTAACTGACAATCAAGTGTATGGGAAACGAAAGCAGTGACGTCCAGTCTTCAACTCTCTTGAACTCGGGAGAGGAGCTTCAATTTCCCGTAGGAAAATGATGAGGTTTTAAAATAGTAAAAGTGTAGCAACCATGTTCTGGCCTATATTTGTCAGATACTTTAGATAACTACTCTTTTACCATAGTTTTATTCTAATTAAcatggttaaactatggttattGTACTGGGACCATGGTAAATTTGTTGTCTTTCaccaaaaatcaaaacaaagataaattaCATAATCAAAGTCCagtacaaaaatgacaattatatttatactactgtatttttatacaaacaaaCCGATATCGATACGATATCATATCAGGCCTCATTTCAGGCCTGTTCTCCTATTGCTCTCTTCTTCTTTCCTCCGTCTCATTTAGCgctgtgttttttgtaaacaGTTCAGGCTCTACTGGCATTGACACATTTGTCGAAAGACACCAACAACAGACTACAGCGACACACCTAGAATCAACACTAGACCTTTTGTTTGTGCTCTTTTGTGGGTGTACTAACGTTACGCTGATGACGCACACCTGGTCAGGAGACAGAGCAAACAGCTGTTCAATAACGTTCGCTTAAAAGGCCTCCGTTTCAATTTTTGTAACCTAAAATTAAAGTAGACCTTCTGGTCTGTAACTTCAAGAGCTaatgaaaaatgtttctctttaaactctttcataatcaaaacaaatctgATTCTCATGAAGACGCAAATTACATTTGCCTCCAAATGTTAATTCATTCACACGGTTCGGAAACCAAAgacttaaaatatactgtagcaATAAACTGTCATCATCTGGATTCAGTCAGATTATATTCAATTGAAAGTTTATGTGCCTGTCACTGCGGGAAGAACTTGTATCAAGCCCAACATACATATTTATTCAAACAACGGGTGAATAGTTCACTCGATTGTGTCATTTTCCTTCATAAAAGGCTACACTGCAAAATATTGTGTTTCTACTTAGTTTCTTAATAAATTAAGGCTTCATTGGAAAACTCCAAAACAACTATTCGTCACTATTTTGTACATAGCAAATCACTTTCATAAAGTTTTTATTTCGCCCCAGTGACGGGTGTGTTAAGGGTTGAAGTTTCATGCTTGCTTTTACATTTGACAATTTCACACGAAATCGCCACCTCATAGGCTCGTTTTTAAGCAGCGAAATGGGCCAGGTTTGGTGTTGGAAAGCCCATGAAGACATTAACTTCTTTCTAGATCCTGTCCGCCCTTTTGAGTTTATCAAAGCAACGTATAGAGACCGAATGCTAAGATACACCTTGGTCCTCCCATGCAATAATGTAACGGCCGAGGACATGCTCGGTGGTTTCACGCACAGCCCGACTGAAAAGGGATGAGGTATTATTTTCAATAGGAAGCAGTCAATTTCACATTGGTTTCTGCAGAAACTAGTGGTGTTTCTATTGCTGCAAACACAATGGAAAAGTGCAAGAACAAGAGAGGaaggcgagagagagagagagagagagagagagagagggaaagacagCACAATGGCATTAAAGAAGAATGGGATATCCCCTCCTCTCGACCACAAACCCATCTCCCCTTCTCTGTCTTTTTGGGGTCAGGGGTTTTATAGGTCATAGGCCGCAGACAGTGATCAATTTGTTGTGATCTGCGAGGCGTTTGATTTGTGtgtcacacacatacagtgaGGAGCATATGAACTTCACACTTCGCTATCTTAACACACGTCTATAAACTGTGATGTCATGATGCTTCTGACTAAGAGACAATCTCTCCACTGTCCACGTCTGTGACGGTAAAACCTGAGTAAATATTTAGTCACAGCTCACGGCTGATTTAGAAATCCTCTTCTGACGTCTCtatattgcatattttttgttaaactttTAGTTCTGGagcaaaaatattaaacagCAGCTCTCCACATTCCAAAAGTGCTTGGTGTGTTattaaaagagaagaaaactTTAATGTTTCTCTATTCCTGGATGTCCAGAAACTGATTGCTGCcgatcacacatacacaaacacagactttcGGGCATTCACCCGCCTAGAAggtctaaatattttcacggaTCTGTCGCTCTTACATGAGATATATGAGGTTTGAAGCCGGGCCCCTGACAGGTCTCTGCTCTGTTGTCTTAACCCTGCTTGTGATATTAAAGCGCATCACTgctcttttatgtttttattggacATGTGGTACCAGAGAGGAGCTGAAACTCTTCGGAAAGTGTTGAAAGGAAAATGTAGATAGTTGCGTCATGTTGTTGATATAGAGTAAATTTATAACTCGACCTCTTGTAATATTTAAACTGTGGGGTCAGGgaccatattttttttattatatcaatCTGCAGGGATTATTCTTGTCATAtgttacaaaagaaaaacattttctagGTATTTATGTCTTGTCTAGCAGTGAAAGCCTTAAAAGACTAAACACATAAAACTGGACCTTACATAAGAACCCAAACTGTGTAAAATAAGATTTTCccttagatttattttaaaggataTTTTAGAGGGCTTGTTTTTCTAAACTGGACCGTTTAAAAGTTgttcttgttttaaaatatacattttagtgagATTTACGCTAACTatgatcaaataaacaaatgtaaaaaaaaagcttgtTGTCAAACACTGTTTTGCTTttcaaattcatattcatattggttttacaaatgtttattatgaatatttttgcttgttaaatggtaaaaacattacaaatgtcaTTCTTGCAACATAAATTTCCTTCAGCATCCTGAGCACATAAACCCTATAAAACTAAATTAGTTGGGCCTTAAATCAAATCATATCCATTAAGATCAGAGTCAAGAAAGTTTATGTCAGTGAAGAGAAGCTTCTCCAGGAAGCACATGCAACTTCACTCTTCCATCTAACAATGAGTCTGACGCAAAAGACAGTTCAATCAATATAATGGAGCTCTTCTATCTCTGAGGATTATTAAAAGCACACGCgcagacagacacacataaGCATCGTATTGATTTACGCACATGTGCAGGACGCAGCAGATAAAGACAGCTGGTATTTTTCTTATCATGGAAAAGAAACGGAGAGTTGAAAAGCCTGTCAAGTTACACTGTGATTTTAACTTAGGCTGTAGCCCACAGGATAAATATTCAAATGGCCATCTGTAGCAgagtgtgtgttggtgtgtgcgagtgtgtgcgtttgtgtgtgtgtgtcttgtttGACAGTAGCACACCATATGCTTCACGACGCCTGTAACAGTGCAACGCTTCCCAATCAATCACATCGAAATTTAAACATATGAACCAAAGGTCcagtttaaagggacagttcgttCCAAAATAAACTTGCATTCATATTATTGTAGGCCTTAACTTTCTTGTAAgatgtgtaaaaaaaagtgtatttgatTGAAGATACAGCAGAAAGGAAAACTGTCAgactttttaacacattttgtaacACATGAACCCCTTTATTGAATCTTTTAGGGTGAATTTTTGTCACCTTGGTGTCTGACATCtcatgtttgaaatgtcatgaAGGCGAGTAAGTAACATCATTTTCAGATAAGTCTAAACTTtaggaaaaataaacatatgatACAAGTAATTAATGAAAAAACCTGCTaacttgtttgtaaaaaggAAAACTTTTAAAGGGATCCATTAAAACGAAACAACATACTGAAGTGAAACTTTGCACAACTTTTACACAATCAATACTTTTTTGAAACAGCTGAACTCTGCATTTTCATTGAACTCTTGTATGTGGCCACCCAGCCGACTTTGAGCGCATTAGAGATCAGACATGTGGCAGGTTTCTAGAGGCACTGCCGATCTGTCTCGTGGCGAGATCTAGGCTTAAACGTGTGTGCGTCTGCATGGGGGTCAGGTTGGCGAGACGTGCTATTATGTCTTGACAGCTCCCATCAGCGCGGttttgtttgtctctgtgtgcgTTTAGGGGGAAGAGGGGCAGGAGGTTGGCCGGGGGGGCGGTAGGTGAAGGCAAGACTGCATGACAACAGATCTCTCATTGGCTGCATGGTGGCTCTTTTAACCAATCATGCCAGTCTCTCGAGTTGGGGAAAAAAACTGATGCTTACCATTGTGTGAAAGTGCACTTTCTCAAAgtaaatagagagagagagaggtttcgAGCTTTCCAAGAGACTATTAATCCAACTCAATGTGCTGTGATGTATTCCGAAACATGTCTACAAAACAAACGCCTATGAAAGTTTGTAGATCATATTTGCTCTTTAACAGGCCTTGACGGTCTCCCAATATCCCACCTCCAGACttgttttaaagcattaaacGTTGAAAACAACAGTCCCGGCTCGGCTTAGACGAACATGTCTGTGATTGTACAAAGCTGCCTTGTTTCCACTCAGACTGATGATGATAAATCTGTT
Coding sequences within:
- the LOC130420649 gene encoding extracellular matrix protein 2, whose translation is MTNSSYLRVSGCLQRRTHPFEGRHILTLKTFQPKMKAHTLLFWIFAVPAHTIVLQPNLNVSVLHYVSAESDLFGELRINLSSFNTKEERQNEEVTDTLTATVQYKSDGENDMMNMKIKETGSDVTQRPNQEEQETSDPIHKDNKVDQITDEPVLSALNSSYTQTVEFEEHLVPFAQTVNHYTTPPPKTAASQSAPKESVQAIPQPSFPSIPQNPATTASTSVSKTTVAIPKHDIPTPAVDTLLINASHTSDDVIVELHVVNNSKLRLLEETSINSTGVAARAGPIAKALPGVLKVKPKNMTSGTKPKGSKVKTKPKKLRKKERGKENKTKTLRKGNKGRKEKKLKATSDSHFPYFEDNYCPPVCSCYGRVVQCSDKHLDKIPYGIPYNSRYILLMNNRIDSIQSNLLSLYESMEFLVLTNNNLIDAVIEGAFEGIQSLKRLYMERNLLQSVPTDLPGSLEELRMDGNQLSRISGVAMSRCPNLLILSISNNSLGNNSSVVPPGVLLPLGKLRTLTLTNNRLTSVPLQLPLSLRELYLRGNLIQRLQGDIFWGEAELQVLDLSANRLSNKGLGKASLLNASRLESLNLEGNLLKQVPRHLPRSIKTLNLEGNFISSISKDAFISLPQLEHLGLARNKITKVAVGAFRVLPLLHQLDVSHNALRQVPRQLPLWLHSVTLKHNKIRTVPRDAFCWGRGDGSPLSRLVRVQLENNMIDLGHLDTQAFRCLRGVQVVQFY